The following proteins come from a genomic window of Pichia kudriavzevii chromosome 1, complete sequence:
- a CDS encoding uncharacterized protein (PKUD0A06250; similar to Saccharomyces cerevisiae YLR078C (BOS1); ancestral locus Anc_8.6), with the protein MSLLYNQTNKQVQQLKRDINSLRKSLDNGDSPNVTISLIGAISSTISSIGRSIDDFQSYINNQEEGSLKAKNQKRAENIRFEYGELKVEFEDLRKRRDEAIRALKEQERSNLFMETNMANASGLSDNPYNVGYRGKQVERKESEMMMDQQIKMERGNAKLDEILEMGRAAFDDIVQQNETIAKVKDKMSAGLHTLGVSHGTVVQIEKVMFEDKVIFYLGATLTLFTMYLIWSYLG; encoded by the coding sequence ATGAGTTTGTTGTAcaatcaaacaaacaagcAAGTGCAGCAGCTAAAAAGGGACATCAACTCATTACGCAAATCACTAGACAATGGTGACTCTCCCAATGTTACAATTTCTCTCATTGGTGCAATAAGTAGCACAATCTCATCAATAGGACGTTCAATTGATGACTTTCAATCATACATTAACAATCAAGAGGAGGGAAGTTTGAAAGCCAAGAATCAAAAACGTGCAGAAAACATACGGTTCGAATATGGTGAGCTCAAGGtggaatttgaagatttgagAAAACGCCGAGATGAGGCTATCCGTGCTCTAAAGGAGCAGGAGCGTTCCAATCTCTTTATGGAAACAAACATGGCTAATGCTAGTGGTCTAAGTGACAATCCATACAATGTTGGATATCGTGGAAAGCAGGTGGAGAGAAAGGAGAGCGAGATGATGATGGACCAACAAATTAAAATGGAGAGAGGGAACGCAAAATTAGACGAAATCCTAGAGATGGGACGAGCTGcatttgatgatattgtaCAGCAGAACGAGACAATTGCTAAAGTCAAGGATAAAATGTCTGCAGGCTTGCATACGTTAGGTGTGTCTCACGGCACTGTTGTGCAGATCGAAAAGGTGATGTTTGAGGATAAAGTTATTTTTTATCTTGGTGCAACATTAACATTATTTACTATGTACTTGATTTGGTCCTACCTTGGCTAG
- a CDS encoding uncharacterized protein (PKUD0A06260; Pfam Domains: SIR2(7.2e-28)): MGEPLFEYFKSLKERSKKPSILAIVGAGLSAPSGLPASHHPNTEADIIWRNYTAIDLATPDAFDANPALVWMYYAYRRHMALNASPNRAHYLLKELSECEGLEFLTISQNMDGLSRRAGHFKRLVEFHGSLFSVKCTNFSCFYQATNYDDPLTPLLDVETWGDSLPKITELSQLPTCPLCGDLLRPGVVWFGESLPLYVVDQVDEFIIGHGIDLLIIVGTSHSIWPVSSYIDIAHNQGGNIAVFNTQPDDIRSTYDDETTVWEFIGDCSSTLPKVFNPIINLYKK, from the coding sequence ATGGGAGAACCACTCTTTGAGTATTTCAAGTCCCTCAAGGAGAGGTCGAAGAAACCGTCAATACTTGCCATTGTTGGTGCTGGACTTAGTGCGCCCTCGGGGTTGCCGGCGTCCCATCATCCAAACACAGAGGCTGACATCATTTGGCGAAACTATACGGCAATAGATTTGGCCACACCCGATGCTTTTGACGCCAACCCGGCACTTGTTTGGATGTACTATGCCTATCGGCGACACATGGCATTGAACGCGTCCCCAAACAGAGCCCATTACTTATTGAAAGAGTTAAGTGAGTGTGAAGGACTAGAGTTCCTTACTATTTCCCAAAACATGGATGGCTTGAGCCGGCGAGCCGGTCATTTTAAAAGATTAGTAGAGTTTCATGGCTCTCTATTCAGTGTCAAATGCACAAACTTCTCTTGTTTTTATCAAGCAACAAACTATGACGACCCATTGACACCTTTGCTAGACGTCGAAACTTGGGGAGATTCACTTCCCAAGATTACAGAGCTCAGCCAACTACCTACATGTCCGCTATGTGGGGATCTACTACGACCTGGAGTCGTATGGTTTGGTGAATCACTCCCACTATATGTTGTTGATCAAGTTGATGAGTTTATAATCGGTCATGGGATCGATTTGTTGATTATAGTTGGCACGTCACATTCAATATGGCCTGTCTCGTCATACATAGATATTGCACACAACCAAGGCGGAAATATTGCAGTTTTCAATACTCAGCCGGATGATATAAGGTCCACgtatgatgatgaaaccaCTGTTTGGGAATTCATTGGAGATTGCTCTTCAACATTACCGAAAGTATTCAATCCTATAATCAATctatataaaaaataa
- a CDS encoding uncharacterized protein (PKUD0A06270; similar to Saccharomyces cerevisiae YGR056W (RSC1) and YLR357W (RSC2); ancestral locus Anc_4.196), producing the protein MTLIECEFMLPKHQLPHSVAANLFFSPSLAFVVIFYFSFLETASTIFSLFICNTKASSAKRNTTGSRDNTHHANKMAITEKEKTYMNERFLSFVDSIYQLTDKDGNDFSFAFHALPLRSNIEYYKVIKNPMSYSKVKMAAKHGRYVHPQAFINELAQITWNARFFNEEASDYHQWARILDNYIKNTIIPDLQNDPKIYQHDTIIYPNLGPLPNDSQSGPRGQGNEMVHPAAAAAAAAAATTTTTPSSSLSTVAATANTTTDMAAATSSLTPTPITRVSNHSTPVPGHVAQQQHPPRRNEATPAGEYDEEYEEENKHENSIMNQTYNPSSYIANVEETGKPHIFQPPKNIMNYQPNRQILEQWVKRGRPPIVDKPHEQRIKSIMRGLKKIKVGNKTIISFWDKLPSSVEHPDYLKIVKDPISMLDIKGLIKQRYYKTVDAYVTDVFRLINNNRQYFVHDEFIKNNLNVLEANISRLYQVEMSKPDVEFMSGQATTRFPLSQVIYENRTYKVGNWVLVKNPNDVYRPIVAQIFRLWQREDGELCMNVCWYYRPEWTVHRYDRLFLENEVVKTGQYRDHLVSEILGPCYVAYFTRWLKGDPGIPFEGPLFVCEFRYNDRENTFAKIRTWKACLPDEVRHLEDPIKPLTQPRVLKKFPSPIKHLLAPGSSAFTPIPQPVILNMNSPPLVGGVYFPREDDLHDTHYFDASLTSTQCKSYIPPTTNIRIPSSALIENYTPVHTEESTPETEYKHGVPGTSMINLNTRSNFKYAKPQVTVNPMQMQMQMQMQMQASMANNVPQFYSSSHKVIKSPYNLAAYTFSQFHSPSTSTSFLKTNNEEINNELIARSYLHMDRINYERVNRERSESDSRVEPRGLLWFRGPPLKVADRILDDEQVGGKRVRLGHSSEYLAWKLKQRKR; encoded by the coding sequence ATGACTTTGATAGAATGCGAATTCATGTTGCCAAAACACCAATTACCTCATTCGGTAGCCGcgaatttgtttttttccccctcGCTCGCTTTCGTTGTaattttttacttttcttttcttgaaacTGCGTCCACAATATTCTCACTTTTCATTTGTAACACCAAGGCAAGCTCAGCCAAGAGAAACACCACGGGTTCGAGAGACAACACGCACCACGCAAACAAAATGGCCATCActgagaaggagaagacGTACATGAATGAAAGATTCCTTTCATTTGTCGACTCCATATACCAGCTTACTGACAAGGATGGCAATGATTTCTCCTTTGCATTTCATGCACTTCCATTGCGTTCGAATATCGAATACTACAAAGTGATTAAAAATCCCATGTCGTATTCCAAGGTGAAAATGGCAGCAAAACATGGACGGTATGTTCATCCGCAGGCTTTCATTAACGAGTTGGCGCAAATCACTTGGAATGCcagattcttcaatgagGAGGCCTCAGACTATCATCAATGGGCCAGGATTCTTGATAATTATATCAAAAACACAATTATTCCAGACTTGCAAAATGATCCCAAGATATATCAACACGACACGATCATCTATCCTAACCTTGGCCCTTTGCCTAATGACTCGCAGTCGGGGCCGAGGGGGCAAGGAAACGAAATGGTACATCCGGCAGCAGCAGCTGCAGCTGCtgcagcagcaacaacaacaacaacaccgTCATCGTCGTTATCTACAGTAGCTGCAACAGCAAACACAACGACGGACATGGCAGCAGCAACTTCATCACTGACTCCAACGCCTATAACAAGAGTATCAAACCACTCTACCCCTGTTCCTGGACATGTTgctcaacaacaacatcccCCACGTCGTAACGAAGCAACGCCGGCAGGTGAATACgatgaagaatatgaagaggaaaacaaacatgAGAACTCGATAATGAACCAAACATATAATCCAAGTTCATATATTGCAAACGTCGAGGAAACCGGGAAACCGCATATTTTCCAACCTCCAAAGAATATCATGAACTACCAACCAAATAGACAAATATTAGAACAGTGGGTTAAGAGAGGTAGGCCTCCTATTGTGGACAAACCACATGAACAAAGAATCAAGTCTATAATGAGGgggttgaagaaaatcaaagttgGAAATAAAACAATTATATCCTTCTGGGATAAGTTACCGAGTTCTGTTGAACATCCGGATTATCTCAAGATTGTCAAGGACCCAATCTCAATGCTTGATATTAAGGGTCTAATAAAGCAAAGATATTATAAGACTGTTGACGCTTACGTGACTGATGTTTTCAGATTgatcaataataatagacaatattttgttcatgatgaattcatcaagaatAACCTAAATGTTCTTGAAGCAAATATCTCCAGACTCTATCAAGTGGAAATGTCCAAACCAGACGTTGAGTTTATGAGCGGACAAGCAACAACTAGGTTCCCACTCTCTCAGGTAATTTATGAAAATAGGACATATAAGGTCGGTAATTGGGTTCTAGTCAAGAATCCAAATGATGTTTATCGACCAATAGTGGCTCAAATCTTCAGGTTATGGCAAAGAGAAGATGGTGAGCTATGCATGAACGTGTGTTGGTATTACAGGCCAGAATGGACTGTTCATAGATATGATCGACTATTTCTTGAGAACGAAGTTGTTAAGACGGGTCAATATAGAGATCATTTGGTCAGTGAAATTCTAGGTCCATGTTATGTTGCGTACTTTACTCGGTGGTTGAAGGGTGACCCAGGAATTCCTTTTGAAGGACCATTGTTTGTGTGTGAGTTTAGATACAACGACAGGGAGAATACATTTGCTAAAATCAGAACTTGGAAAGCCTGTTTGCCTGATGAGGTTAGACATTTAGAAGACCCAATCAAGCCGCTTACGCAACCAAGggttttgaagaaattccCATCGCCAATCAAGCACCTGCTTGCACCGGGCTCGTCTGCCTTTACGCCAATTCCACAGCCTGTGATTCTAAATATGAATTCTCCGCCGTTAGTTGGCGGTGTTTACTTCCCACGTGAGGATGATTTACATGACACGCACTACTTTGATGCCTCTTTAACAAGCACCCAATGTAAGTCATATATTCCACCAACTACAAATATTCGTATACCTTCCAGTGCTTTGATTGAAAACTACACACCTGTGCATACTGAAGAATCAACACCAGAAACCGAATATAAACATGGTGTACCGGGTACGTCAATGATCAATTTGAACACCAGAAGCAACTTCAAGTACGCTAAACCACAAGTTACGGTCAATCCaatgcaaatgcaaatgcaGATGCAGATGCAGATGCAAGCAAGTATGGCGAACAATGTGCCTCAGTTCTACAGTTCCTCGCACAAGGTTATTAAGAGTCCATACAATTTGGCAGCTTACACGTTTTCGCAGTTCCATTCACCAAGCACATCCACcagtttcttgaaaactAACAACGAAGAGATAAATAATGAGTTAATTGCACGCTCATACCTACATATGGATAGAATTAACTACGAAAGAGTGAACAGGGAGCGTTCTGAGAGCGATTCACGGGTTGAGCCTAGGGGATTGCTATGGTTCCGTGGCCCACCTTTGAAAGTGGCTGATCGTATTTTGGATGACGAGCAAGTTGGTGGTAAGAGAGTAAGATTGGGACACTCTTCTGAATACCTTGCATGGAAATTAAAGCAGAGAAAGAGGTAA
- a CDS encoding uncharacterized protein (PKUD0A06280), giving the protein MRSSLLLLLATAVAIPMEHVHHAHQRRDTIYVTDVVMQTQFQQDNVLSPSTDTQDPQTSSETSPESVDSILQDTQTTLATSTTSSAVAESTWSVEDQSSISTSVSSGVASTSSSTSSSTSSSTSSSASSSSDNGIGIAYSPYTSSGSCKSLEEVQSDFAQLPYFPIIRVYAPDCNVISNLLSTLSSNQQIFAGLFYKDTIEKDIDSLYEQLNGDWNRIYTVNVGNEWVNSGTYDAQTVVDTVKSARTYLQSKGYTGKVVTVDTVPAYENNPTLCDASDYAAVNQHAFWNGDLQPSDSGKFIQDTITQMESLCGKDVLITESGWPTQGTAYGTCQPGKSEQETAIQSIRDACADKVIFFTAFNDLWKQPGQNGVEPYWGIY; this is encoded by the coding sequence ATGCGTTCTTCACTCTTGCTCTTGCTTGCTACTGCAGTAGCCATTCCTATGGAACATGTCCATCATGCCCATCAAAGGAGAGATACCATTTACGTCACCGACGTGGTGATGCAGACACAGTTTCAACAGGACAATGTTCTCTCTCCTTCAACAGACACACAAGATCCTCAGACTTCTTCCGAGACCTCCCCAGAGTCAGTCGACAGTATCCTCCAGGACACACAGACCACCCTggcaacatcaacaacttcgTCAGCTGTAGCAGAATCAACTTGGTCTGTTGAGGATCAATCCTCAATCTCAACATCTGTATCTTCTGGAGTTGCTTCCACTTCCTCATCGACTTCCTCATCGACTTCCTCATCGACTTCCTCATCAgcttcttcctcatctgATAACGGTATAGGTATTGCATACTCCCCATACACATCCTCGGGATCGTGCAAGTCTCTTGAAGAAGTCCAGTCGGACTTTGCCCAACTCCCTTACTTCCCAATCATTAGAGTCTATGCTCCAGACTGTAACGTCATTTCAAATTTGCTCTCCACTCTCTCTTCTAACCAGCAGATCTTTGCCGGTCTCTTCTACAAAGACACCATTGAAAAGGACATTGACTCATTATACGAGCAATTGAACGGCGACTGGAACAGAATCTACACCGTCAATGTCGGTAACGAATGGGTCAACTCGGGCACCTACGACGCACAGACGGTTGTCGACACCGTCAAGTCTGCCAGAACTTACTTGCAGAGCAAGGGATACACGGGTAAAGTTGTCACTGTAGACACTGTACCTGCCTATGAGAACAACCCTACTCTATGTGATGCCTCCGACTATGCGGCAGTCAACCAACACGCCTTCTGGAATGGAGACTTGCAGCCAAGTGACTCCGGTAAGTTTATTCAGGACACAATCACCCAGATGGAGAGCTTGTGCGGCAAGGACGTTTTGATCACAGAGAGCGGCTGGCCGACACAGGGAACAGCATACGGTACCTGCCAACCGGGCAAGTCAGAACAGGAAACCGCTATACAGTCCATAAGAGATGCGTGTGCAGATAAGGTGATCTTCTTTACCGCTTTCAATGACTTGTGGAAACAGCCTGGCCAGAACGGCGTTGAACCGTACTGGGGTATCTATTAA
- a CDS encoding uncharacterized protein (PKUD0A06290; similar to Saccharomyces cerevisiae YGR031W (IMO32); ancestral locus Anc_4.172), translated as MLQQRSRQLLTSWTRRYTTLGSGTHNCPYDYEATLREALGDVPTVKLAFDKYSNGGNVRRLPPLVLLHGLFGNRGNMRSVAKRLASGQGLISNGFDVYTLDLRNHGGSPHIDRHDYPSMAADVEEFIRNEGIDTPLILGHSMGAKVAMAIALRGKVDICGIIPVENAPIAKGGVGSNGGKFGKYIQVMQEIEERGSEITSLRECHEILGKLETNKTIRDFLLTNMRPIGVKGENGYKCRLNLKVLGEDLDKIAAFPFDPRISRYNGPTFFIRGTQSPFISDEKIEACGLFFPKFELANIDAGHWVISEKPIEFLQIVDEWIDKEFN; from the coding sequence ATGTTACAACAACGTAGTAGACAGCTACTTACGAGTTGGACAAGGAGATACACGACGTTGGGGTCTGGGACTCACAACTGTCCGTACGACTACGAGGCGACGTTGAGGGAGGCGTTAGGCGATGTCCCCACTGTAAAGCTTGCCTTTGATAAATACAGCAATGGCGGTAATGTCAGAAGGTTGCCTCCCTTGGTGCTCTTGCATGGTCTCTTTGGGAATAGGGGGAACATGCGGAGTGTGGCCAAACGGCTTGCTTCCGGACAGGGACTTATTTCTAATGGTTTTGATGTCTATACACTCGATCTAAGGAACCATGGAGGATCACCACATATTGACCGACATGATTATCCTAGTATGGCTGCGGATGTTGAAGAGTTTATCCGCAATGAAGGTATTGATACTCCTCTAATATTAGGACATTCAATGGGTGCCAAGGTTGCCATGGCTATAGCGTTGAGGGGGAAAGTTGATATCTGTGGTATTATCCCCGTTGAGAATGCTCCCATTGCCAAAGGTGGTGTTGGTAGTAATGGGGGGAAATTTGGTAAATATATTCAGGTTATGCAAGAGATTGAGGAACGAGGTTCTGAGATTACCTCTCTAAGAGAGTGTCATGAGATATTAGGAAAGTTGGAGACAAACAAGACTATAAGGGATTTTTTATTGACTAATATGAGACCAATTGGGGTAAAGGGGGAAAATGGATATAAATGTCGATTAAATTTAAAAGTTTTAGGGGAAGATCTCGATAAGATTGCTGCTTTCCCCTTTGATCCAAGAATATCACGGTACAATGGACCAACTTTTTTCATAAGAGGTACACAATCACCCTTTATAAGTGATGAAAAAATCGAGGCATGTGGGTTATTTTTCCCCAAGTTTGAGCTTGCCAATATAGATGCTGGACATTGGGTAATAAGTGAAAAGCCAATTGAGTTTCtccaaattgttgatgaatgGATTGACAAGGAATTTAATTGA
- a CDS encoding uncharacterized protein (PKUD0A06300; similar to Saccharomyces cerevisiae YFL018C (LPD1) and YPL017C (IRC15); ancestral locus Anc_8.56), translating to MLGAHRRLFHTSTRLAEKFKHDVVVIGGGPGGYVAAIKAAQLGFDTACIEKRGSLGGTCLNVGCIPSKALLNNSHLFHQITHESTKRGIDIQGEVKPNLDNLMKAKETVVKQLTGGIEMLFKKYGVKYYKGEGSFIDQHNVQVKPIEESKEVDTLEASNIIIATGSEPSPFPGIEIDQERIVDSTGALSLKEIPKRMAIIGGGIIGLEMGSVWSRLGSQVTVLEFQKAIGGAGMDAEVAKATQKFLTKQGITFQLGAKVLSAKNKGDEVDIEYEDSKSGEVKTIQADVLLVAVGRRPYSKGLNAEAVGLEFDQRNRVVIDSEYKTNVPHIQCIGDVTFGPMLAHKAEEEGIAAVEYIKTGHGHVNYGNIPAVMYSHPEVAWVGKNEQELKEAGIKYKTGKYPFIANSRAKTNMDTEGFVKFIADAETQRVLGVHIIGPNAGEMIAEAGLAIEYGASCEDIYRTCHAHPTLSEAFKEAAMTVFDKPINF from the coding sequence ATGCTAGGTGCACACAGAAGACTCTTCCATACATCCACAAGACTTGCCGAGAAGTTCAAACAcgatgttgttgttattggcGGTGGTCCAGGAGGGTACGTTGCTGCCATTAAGGCTGCCCAACTTGGCTTTGATACTGCCTGTATTGAGAAGCGGGGGTCACTAGGAGGCACTTGTCTCAATGTCGGATGTATTCCGTCCAAGGCGTTGTTGAACAACTCGCATCTCTTCCACCAAATCACCCATGAATCTACAAAGAGAGGTATTGACATCCAGGGTGAAGTCAAGCCTAATTTGGACAACTTGATGAAGGCCAAGGAGACTGTTGTCAAGCAGTTGACCGGGGGTATTGAGATGCTCTTCAAGAAGTACGGCGTCAAGTATTACAAGGGTGAAGGTTCGTTCATTGACCAACACAATGTCCAAGTCAAGCCAATTGAGGAGTCCAAGGAGGTGGATACTTTAGAAGCTTCCAACATTATCATTGCCACAGGTTCTGAGCCAAGTCCTTTCCCCGgcattgaaattgatcaaGAGAGAATTGTCGACTCCACGGGTGCATTGTCCCTAAAGGAAATTCCAAAGAGAATGGCCATtattggtggtggtatCATTGGTCTTGAAATGGGTTCGGTTTGGTCCAGACTTGGCTCTCAGGTTACAGTCTTGGAATTCCAAAAGGCTATTGGCGGTGCAGGTATGGATGCCGAAGTTGCAAAGGCCACCCAGAAGTTCCTTACCAAGCAGGGTATCACCTTCCAATTAGGTGCAAAAGTGCTTAGTGCCAAGAATAAGGGTGACGAGGTAGACATTGAATACGAGGACTCCAAATCTGGCGAGGTGAAGACCATCCAAGCAGATGTCTTGTTAGTTGCCGTTGGTAGAAGACCTTATTCTAAGGGCTTGAATGCCGAGGCCGTTGGTTTGGAATTCGACCAAAGAAATAGGGTTGTTATTGACTCTGAGTACAAGACCAACGTTCCTCATATCCAATGTATTGGTGATGTCACCTTTGGTCCAATGTTGGCACACAAGGCCGAGGAGGAAGGTATTGCTGCCGTTGAATATATCAAGACCGGCCATGGCCACGTCAACTATGGTAACATTCCAGCGGTGATGTACTCCCATCCGGAAGTTGCATGGGTCGGTAAGAACGAACAGGAATTGAAGGAGGCCGGAATCAAGTACAAGACTGGCAAGTATCCATTTATTGCAAACTCGAGAGCAAAGACAAACATGGACACCGAAGGATTTGTCAAGTTCATTGCCGATGCTGAAACTCAAAGAGTCTTGGGCGTTCATATCATTGGTCCAAATGCCGGTGAGATGATTGCAGAAGCTGGCTTGGCTATTGAATATGGCGCTTCCTGTGAAGATATCTACAGAACATGCCATGCGCATCCAACCTTGTCTGAAGCATTCAAGGAGGCAGCGATGACTGTCTTTGACAAGCCAATCAACTTCTAG
- a CDS encoding uncharacterized protein (PKUD0A06310; similar to Saccharomyces cerevisiae YGR052W (FMP48); ancestral locus Anc_4.192) encodes MTSQQPTMVTITENATDASTNTPTKLTYTQRSMVGHGSFGEVHLINILPDNKKAAVKRVLQDKRFKNRELETMKMIKHKNIVNLLSYFYKTNEKDEVYLNLVLEYVPETLYTATYWYISRGKTMPSLEVKLYSYQLLRSLNYIHSLGICHRDIKPQNLLIDPINCTLKLCDFGSAKILNPLEPNVSYICSRYYRAPELIFGARNYTTKIDLWSAACVIAEMVLGHPLFPGQSGIDQLVEIIKLLGTPTRDEIEALNPNYIDHRFPLIKSIPFSKIFPQVEPQLCEFFKVVFKYSPSVRISAIQGMAHAYFDQLRGESFSNSTLPNFRGYNLVQPCKVPQLFDFSQRELSTCPDLWDTLIPEWRREELQMQSFTPLTSDQLQDPAIN; translated from the coding sequence ATGACCTCGCAGCAACCAACCATGGTGACCATCACCGAAAATGCCACGGACGCAAGCACCAACACGCCGACAAAACTCACATACACACAACGGTCCATGGTGGGTCACGGGTCCTTTGGCGAGGTGCATCTGATAAACATCCTACCGGACAACAAGAAGGCTGCTGTGAAACGAGTACTGCAGGACAAGAGGTTTAAGAATAGAGAGTTGGAGACCATGAAGATGATCAAACATAAGAACATTGTCAACCTGCTCTCGTACTTCTACAAAACCAACGAAAAGGACGAGGTTTATTTGAACCTCGTCCTCGAATACGTTCCAGAGACACTCTATACAGCCACCTATTGGTACATCTCGAGGGGGAAAACAATGCCGTCTCTTGAAGTCAAGTTGTACTCGTACCAATTGCTAAGGTCACTCAACTATATCCACTCCTTGGGGATATGCCATCGAGACATCAAACCTCAGAACCTCTTGATCGATCCAATCAATTGTACATTAAAGCTATGTGATTTCGGGTCTGCCAAAATCCTCAATCCTTTAGAACCAAACGTCTCGTACATATGCTCCCGATACTACAGGGCCCCGGAATTGATCTTTGGCGCTCGTAATTATACAACAAAGATCGACTTATGGTCGGCAGCTTGTGTTATAGCAGAAATGGTACTTGGACATCCCCTTTTCCCCGGTCAATCTGGCATTGATCAGCTGGTGGAGATAATCAAGCTCTTGGGGACTCCAACAAGAGACGAAATCGAAGCACTGAACCCAAACTATATCGACCATAGGTTCCCTCTTATCAAATCGATCCCTTTCTCTAAGATCTTCCCGCAAGTTGAACCCCAATTGTgtgaattcttcaaagtcGTGTTCAAGTACTCTCCAAGCGTGAGGATATCTGCAATCCAGGGAATGGCACATGCCTACTTTGACCAACTACGTGGAGAATCTTTCAGCAACTCAACCTTGCCTAACTTCAGGGGGTACAACCTGGTTCAACCTTGTAAGGTTCCGCAGCTATTCGACTTCTCCCAACGTGAGCTAAGCACATGTCCAGACCTTTGGGATACCCTGATTCCCGAATGGAGGAGAGAAGAGCTACAGATGCAATCCTTCACCCCATTAACATCCGACCAACTCCAAGATCCTGCAATTAACTAA
- a CDS encoding uncharacterized protein (PKUD0A06320; Pfam Domains: FYVE(3.1e-21)), with the protein MIVDRSGPFKQHRSLVHEWKSLENLVIERRFEKLRIWLQTQANTNATSPLTYRRLKDFEKAIVHWENDGDVSNCRICDSAFTFFNRKHHCRICGRVVCADLCMGCSMLVPIAVLQEILGISTSETRVPSELALRICIDCKRSGLNRRLFEMDQRKASNAPFVHVYNNWKLLHEKVESEDMTTIRDEGQNVKLVTLFSKLEKLISHIDELKSSVVEVDGLKILDNLRTVIIGYIKAKLPILRKAQDTKLAKERELLQNIINGKPKLSKREIRLKREKLMVLNEQKFLVQEMYQELKKHRRFDDLKSLDENLHDIDIEIKKITEELGDEAF; encoded by the coding sequence ATGATTGTCGATAGGAGTGGCCCTTTCAAGCAACATCGATCGCTAGTCCATGAATGGAAATCTTTAGAAAATTTAGTGATTGAACGCCGATTTGAGAAACTTCGAATCTGGTTGCAAACACAGGCCAACACAAATGCAACGTCACCTTTGACATATAGGAGATTGAAGGATTTCGAAAAGGCAATAGTACATTGGGAAAACGATGGTGATGTAAGCAACTGTCGGATATGTGACTCCGCCtttaccttcttcaacaggAAACATCACTGTCGCATCTGCGGCCGGGTCGTTTGTGCTGATCTTTGCATGGGATGCTCAATGCTGGTTCCAATAGCTGTATTGCAAGAGATACTTGGCATCTCTACAAGTGAAACAAGGGTACCCAGTGAGCTGGCATTGCGGATATGCATCGATTGCAAAAGGAGCGGATTGAACCGACGattgtttgaaatggaTCAACGGAAAGCTAGCAATGCACCATTTGTGCATGTTTATAATAATTGGAAACTCCTGCATGAGAAAGTAGAATCCGAGGACATGACCACCATAAGAGATGAGGGACAGAATGTTAAACTGGTCACtcttttctcaaaattggagaaattgatatCACATATCGATGAGCTGAAGAGCAGCGTGGTAGAGGTTGATGGATTGAAAATCTTGGATAATTTGAGAACTGTGATTATAGGCTACATCAAAGCCAAGTTACCCATATTAAGAAAAGCCCAAGATACAAAACTTGCAAAGGAACGGGAGCTACTACAGAATATAATCAATGGCAAACCCAAATTGAGTAAACGTGAAATCCGGTTAAAACGTGAAAAGTTGATGGTTTTGAATGaacaaaagtttttggTACAAGAAATGTACCAAGAGTTAAAGAAACATCGACGctttgatgatttgaaatcattagATGAAAATTTACATGATATAGATATCGAAATTAAAAAGATTACTGAAGAATTGGGCGACGAAGCTTTCTGA